The proteins below are encoded in one region of Amorphus orientalis:
- the mutY gene encoding A/G-specific adenine glycosylase, protein MDTMIASDPSNSVALLAWYDRHARRLPWRIGPQRRRDGERPDPYRVWLSEIMLQQTTVAAVGPYFDRFVTRWPGVADLAAAETDHVMQEWAGLGYYSRARNLKRCAEIVASEHGGRFPETSDELATLPGIGPYTAAAIAAIAFDEPAPVVDGNVERVVTRLYRIETPLPKAKTEVRARVAGITPETRPGCFAQAMMDLGATICTPKRPTCALCPVNESCAAHAEGDPERFPVKAPKKEKPTRTGTAYVAVRADGAVLLRRRAEKGLLGGMAEVPNEGWATKSGGEEAEGPPLRADWVRLPAPVRHTFTHFHLVLDVYRARVGREIAAPADAWWSAPDRLDGEALPAVMRKVVASALEG, encoded by the coding sequence ATGGACACCATGATCGCCTCCGATCCCAGCAATTCCGTGGCGCTGCTTGCCTGGTACGACCGGCACGCGCGCCGGCTGCCCTGGCGGATCGGCCCGCAGCGGCGCCGCGACGGCGAGCGGCCGGACCCCTACCGGGTCTGGCTGTCGGAGATCATGCTGCAGCAGACCACGGTGGCGGCGGTCGGTCCCTACTTCGACCGCTTCGTGACCCGGTGGCCGGGTGTCGCGGACCTCGCCGCCGCCGAAACCGATCATGTCATGCAGGAATGGGCCGGGCTCGGCTACTACAGCCGGGCGCGCAACCTGAAGCGCTGCGCCGAGATCGTCGCGTCCGAGCACGGCGGGCGCTTTCCCGAAACGTCCGACGAACTGGCGACCCTGCCGGGCATCGGCCCCTATACGGCCGCCGCGATCGCCGCCATCGCCTTCGACGAGCCGGCGCCGGTGGTCGACGGCAACGTCGAGCGCGTCGTCACCCGCCTCTACCGGATCGAGACGCCGCTGCCGAAGGCCAAGACCGAGGTCCGGGCCCGGGTCGCCGGCATCACGCCGGAAACGCGGCCGGGCTGCTTCGCCCAGGCGATGATGGATCTGGGCGCCACGATCTGCACGCCGAAGCGGCCGACCTGCGCGCTCTGCCCCGTCAACGAGAGCTGCGCGGCCCACGCCGAGGGCGATCCGGAGCGCTTTCCGGTGAAGGCGCCGAAGAAGGAAAAGCCCACCCGCACCGGCACCGCCTATGTCGCGGTGCGCGCCGACGGGGCGGTGCTCCTCCGCCGGCGGGCGGAGAAGGGGCTTCTCGGCGGCATGGCGGAGGTGCCCAACGAGGGCTGGGCGACGAAGTCGGGCGGGGAAGAGGCCGAGGGGCCGCCGCTCAGGGCCGACTGGGTGCGGCTTCCCGCGCCGGTCCGGCACACCTTCACCCATTTCCATCTGGTGCTCGACGTCTACCGGGCCCGGGTCGGCCGCGAGATCGCCGCGCCAGCCGATGCCTGGTGGTCCGCGCCCGACCGGCTCGACGGCGAGGCGCTGCCCGCGGTCATGCGCAAGGTGGTCGCGTCCGCGCTGGAGGGGTGA
- a CDS encoding DUF4238 domain-containing protein encodes MKRQRHHYIPRFYLESWAHSEGKVFEYSLGRKNEIRVRLVTPKRTGFVWDLYKIEVLAGDYAYDVEKKFMGMVDSRAAIVFQKILSSQMWGLSSEERVEFANLIFSLVIRNPQELGLFKKQFSRDWDKKIPDIEERYKATLWRPGYPDSFSEYEKIVAPDYWKVAVYEVFCNLIQDENFSRLLSSMHWGVRELSVRGKQLLTSDRPVIMTNGLMGESAHVLLPISPDKLFFCSPSARVVECLYDLSDRLLLRDLNRKIMRQALSYVYSARQFDSKVIKKYFAKADYEPFVRRTLGLVQRPPH; translated from the coding sequence ATGAAGCGTCAGAGACACCACTACATACCTAGGTTTTATTTAGAGAGCTGGGCTCATTCTGAGGGAAAAGTATTTGAGTATTCCTTGGGGAGGAAAAATGAAATTCGAGTGCGGCTTGTCACTCCAAAGCGTACAGGCTTCGTTTGGGATCTATATAAAATAGAGGTATTAGCGGGTGATTATGCATATGATGTCGAAAAGAAATTTATGGGTATGGTTGATTCTCGTGCGGCGATAGTTTTTCAGAAAATTCTCTCTTCGCAAATGTGGGGGTTATCTAGTGAAGAGAGGGTGGAATTCGCGAATCTAATATTTTCTCTTGTGATAAGAAACCCACAAGAGCTGGGGCTATTTAAGAAACAGTTTTCTAGGGATTGGGACAAAAAGATCCCTGATATCGAGGAGAGGTATAAGGCCACTTTGTGGAGGCCCGGATATCCGGATTCTTTTTCTGAATATGAGAAAATTGTCGCCCCGGATTATTGGAAGGTTGCTGTTTATGAGGTGTTTTGTAATCTGATACAGGATGAGAATTTTTCAAGATTACTGTCAAGCATGCATTGGGGCGTGCGCGAGCTTTCAGTCCGCGGAAAGCAGCTTCTAACGTCAGACAGGCCTGTGATCATGACAAACGGGTTGATGGGGGAGTCTGCACATGTTCTACTGCCCATCAGTCCCGATAAATTATTCTTTTGCTCTCCAAGTGCGAGAGTGGTTGAGTGCCTTTATGATCTTTCAGACCGCCTGCTTTTGCGTGATCTGAATAGGAAAATTATGAGGCAAGCTTTGAGCTATGTTTATAGCGCGCGACAATTTGATTCTAAAGTAATTAAAAAGTATTTTGCAAAAGCTGATTATGAGCCGTTTGTGAGGCGGACATTGGGCCTTGTTCAGAGACCGCCACACTAA
- a CDS encoding site-specific DNA-methyltransferase yields MKSVKTGASARASRSSSLSNCLDRVLVGEAVDVLEQIPEASVDVVFADPPYNLQLDHQLTRPDQSRVDGVDAAWDQFDSFAAYDAFTKAWLSAAKRALKPGGTLWVIGSYHNIFRVGSTLQDLDYWILNDVVWVKSNPMPNFRGRRFTNAHETLIWALRDRDDNGYTFNYEALKAFNDGVQMRSDWTMPLCTGQERLKNDDGHKLHPTQKPEALLYRALLASSNPGDVVLDPFLGTGTTAAVAKALGRHFIGIEREEEYAEAARERIAAVRTAPAHGLRTVLGKRALPRVPFGAVLEAGLIRPGEVLTCPKSRHEAIVRADATLEAGGHVGSIHKVGAAVQGLDACNGWTFWHFEQQGNRMPIDALRETIRATTGAQAA; encoded by the coding sequence ATGAAGAGCGTCAAAACCGGGGCGTCCGCCCGGGCGTCCCGGTCCTCCTCTCTTTCGAACTGTCTCGACCGCGTTCTCGTCGGTGAAGCCGTCGATGTGCTCGAGCAGATCCCCGAAGCCTCGGTGGACGTGGTCTTCGCGGACCCACCGTACAACCTGCAGCTCGACCACCAGCTGACACGGCCCGACCAGTCGCGGGTCGACGGGGTCGACGCGGCCTGGGATCAGTTCGATTCCTTCGCCGCCTACGACGCCTTCACGAAGGCCTGGCTGTCGGCGGCGAAACGGGCGCTCAAGCCCGGCGGCACGCTGTGGGTGATCGGCTCCTATCACAACATCTTCCGCGTCGGCAGCACGCTGCAGGACCTCGACTACTGGATCCTGAACGACGTGGTGTGGGTGAAATCGAACCCGATGCCGAACTTCCGCGGCCGGCGCTTCACCAACGCCCACGAGACGCTGATCTGGGCGCTGAGGGACCGCGACGACAACGGTTACACCTTCAATTACGAGGCGCTGAAGGCGTTCAATGACGGCGTTCAGATGCGCTCCGACTGGACCATGCCGCTGTGCACCGGCCAGGAGCGGCTGAAGAACGACGACGGCCACAAGCTGCATCCGACCCAGAAGCCGGAAGCGCTGCTCTACCGGGCGCTGCTGGCCAGCTCCAATCCCGGCGACGTGGTCCTCGATCCGTTTCTCGGCACCGGCACCACCGCCGCCGTCGCCAAGGCGCTCGGCCGCCACTTCATCGGCATCGAGCGGGAAGAGGAATATGCCGAGGCCGCACGGGAACGCATCGCCGCCGTCCGCACCGCGCCGGCCCACGGACTGCGCACCGTTCTCGGCAAGCGCGCCCTGCCGCGGGTTCCCTTCGGGGCCGTTCTGGAAGCCGGACTGATCCGCCCCGGCGAGGTGCTGACCTGCCCGAAGAGCCGCCACGAGGCCATCGTGCGCGCCGATGCCACGCTGGAAGCCGGCGGCCATGTCGGCTCGATCCACAAGGTCGGCGCCGCCGTCCAGGGCCTCGACGCCTGCAACGGCTGGACGTTCTGGCACTTCGAGCAGCAGGGCAACCGGATGCCGATCGACGCGCTGCGCGAAACCATCCGCGCAACTACGGGCGCGCAGGCGGCTTAG
- a CDS encoding AMP nucleosidase — protein sequence MTRFEPRSAPPTSSGFDLPPAWPSEAFRDAAAAVARLEAIYDRNTRFLRDRFEAVVAGGGVPERPVRACYPEVKVSTQSFERVDSRLAYGFVPGPGTYQTTITRPDLFHDYLAEQIGLLIANHGCAVTIGESTTPIPLHFAYPEGMNVEGALGPHMTWPLRDRFDVPDLTHMDDAIVNGALERVPGAPRPLAPFTGPRSDYSLHRLRHYSATSAHHFQNYVLFTNYAFYVDAFIAHGRALMEAGGGGYDAFVEPGDLVTPAGASAPADGQTPERMPQMPAYHLVRGDHSGITLVNIGVGPSNAKTITDHVAVLRPHAWLMLGHCAGLRNTQRLGDYVLAHGYVREDHVLDDDLPTWVPIPPLAEVQVAMEEAVAEVTGLSGYELKRVMRTGTVATIDDRNWELRDHREPLRRFSQSRAIALDMESATIAANGFRFRVPYGTLLCVSDKPLHGEIKLPGMASAFYRRQVDQHLAIGIKALESLRAMPRERLHSRKLRSFEEVAFQ from the coding sequence ATGACCCGTTTCGAGCCGCGGTCCGCGCCGCCCACCTCGAGCGGCTTCGATCTTCCGCCGGCCTGGCCGTCGGAAGCCTTCCGCGATGCCGCCGCCGCCGTCGCCCGGCTGGAGGCGATCTATGATCGCAACACCCGCTTCCTGCGCGACCGGTTCGAGGCGGTCGTGGCCGGCGGCGGTGTGCCCGAGCGCCCCGTGCGGGCCTGCTATCCGGAAGTGAAGGTCTCCACCCAGTCGTTCGAGCGGGTCGATTCGCGGCTCGCCTACGGCTTCGTCCCGGGGCCGGGCACCTACCAGACCACGATCACCCGCCCGGATCTCTTTCATGACTATCTCGCCGAGCAGATCGGCCTGTTGATCGCCAATCACGGCTGCGCGGTCACCATCGGCGAATCGACCACGCCGATCCCGCTGCACTTCGCCTATCCGGAGGGCATGAACGTGGAAGGCGCGCTCGGTCCGCACATGACGTGGCCGCTCCGCGACCGGTTCGACGTACCCGACCTGACCCACATGGACGACGCCATCGTCAACGGCGCGCTGGAGCGGGTCCCCGGCGCGCCGCGGCCGCTGGCGCCCTTCACCGGCCCGCGCAGCGACTACTCGCTCCACCGTCTGCGCCACTATTCGGCGACAAGCGCGCATCATTTCCAGAACTACGTGCTGTTCACCAACTACGCGTTCTACGTGGACGCCTTCATTGCCCACGGCCGGGCGCTGATGGAGGCGGGCGGCGGTGGATACGACGCCTTCGTGGAGCCCGGCGATCTGGTGACGCCTGCGGGTGCATCCGCCCCGGCCGACGGCCAGACGCCCGAGCGCATGCCGCAGATGCCGGCCTATCATCTGGTGCGCGGCGATCATTCCGGGATCACGCTGGTGAACATCGGCGTCGGCCCCTCCAACGCCAAGACGATCACCGACCATGTGGCCGTGCTGCGTCCGCATGCCTGGCTGATGCTCGGCCACTGCGCGGGCCTCAGGAATACCCAGCGCCTCGGCGACTACGTGCTCGCCCATGGTTACGTCCGGGAGGATCACGTCCTCGACGACGACCTGCCGACCTGGGTGCCGATCCCGCCGCTGGCGGAGGTTCAGGTGGCGATGGAAGAGGCGGTCGCGGAGGTCACCGGGCTTTCGGGCTACGAGCTCAAGCGGGTGATGCGCACCGGCACCGTCGCCACCATCGACGACCGAAACTGGGAACTGCGCGACCATCGCGAGCCGCTCAGGCGGTTCTCCCAGTCCCGGGCGATCGCGCTGGACATGGAATCGGCGACCATCGCCGCCAACGGATTCCGCTTCCGGGTGCCCTACGGAACGCTTCTGTGCGTGTCCGACAAGCCGCTGCACGGGGAGATCAAGCTGCCGGGGATGGCGAGCGCCTTCTATCGCCGCCAGGTCGACCAGCATCTGGCGATCGGGATCAAGGCGCTGGAGAGCCTGCGCGCCATGCCCCGCGAACGGCTCCATTCCCGGAAACTGCGCTCGTTCGAGGAGGTGGCGTTCCAGTAG
- a CDS encoding DUF2092 domain-containing protein yields the protein MALTRLFARGLAPWLAALVFCATPALAQDPETGSQSGAAAGETAEAAADAGLAEISRMSDYIGGLSSFEFEAATLFDEPAVSGTPDKRASAFHLAVKRPNKLAMTATFDDGSERKLWFDGTTVTLANVSAKTYIELPFDGDIDGLVDAVESRLSMVVPPLAFAISDPFARLEENAIAADFIGERTLGDETTRVVRIETVDTVRQFWIADGDAPLPERLVTTYIRETGHPEMVTNFRSFSEETVPDAAFQAEIADDWTEVPLNPGE from the coding sequence ATGGCCCTAACCCGTCTGTTCGCCCGCGGCCTCGCGCCGTGGCTTGCCGCGCTGGTCTTCTGCGCGACCCCGGCGCTCGCCCAGGACCCGGAGACCGGGTCGCAGTCCGGCGCCGCCGCCGGTGAAACCGCCGAAGCCGCGGCCGATGCCGGTCTCGCCGAAATCTCCAGGATGTCGGACTATATAGGCGGCCTTTCGAGCTTCGAGTTCGAAGCCGCCACCCTGTTCGACGAGCCGGCCGTGTCGGGAACGCCGGACAAGCGCGCGAGCGCGTTTCATCTCGCTGTGAAACGACCGAACAAGCTGGCGATGACGGCGACGTTCGACGACGGCTCCGAGCGCAAGCTCTGGTTCGACGGCACCACCGTCACCCTCGCCAATGTCTCGGCGAAAACCTACATCGAGTTGCCCTTCGACGGCGACATCGACGGACTGGTCGATGCGGTGGAGAGCCGGCTGTCCATGGTCGTGCCGCCGCTCGCCTTCGCCATTTCCGACCCGTTCGCCCGGCTCGAGGAGAACGCGATCGCGGCCGATTTCATCGGCGAGCGGACGCTCGGCGACGAGACGACCCGGGTGGTCCGGATCGAGACGGTCGATACCGTGCGGCAGTTCTGGATCGCGGACGGGGACGCGCCGCTGCCGGAGCGGCTGGTCACCACCTACATTCGCGAAACCGGGCATCCGGAAATGGTCACCAACTTCCGCAGCTTCAGCGAGGAGACCGTGCCGGACGCGGCCTTCCAGGCCGAAATCGCGGACGACTGGACCGAAGTGCCGCTGAACCCGGGCGAGTAG
- a CDS encoding organic hydroperoxide resistance protein, translating into MSALYSTTVTAHGGRNGTARSDDGILDLSVAMPKSLGGAGGATNPEQLFAAGYAACFGSAVIHTARSGPHKLEDDAVTVEATVGLNAGAGGGFALSVDLSVTIAGVDQGTAEEIVEKAHQTCPYSNAVRGNVDVGLKVTAR; encoded by the coding sequence ATGAGTGCGCTTTATTCCACCACCGTCACCGCCCACGGCGGCCGTAACGGAACCGCCCGCAGCGACGACGGGATTCTCGATCTTTCCGTGGCGATGCCGAAAAGCCTCGGCGGGGCCGGCGGCGCCACCAACCCCGAGCAGCTCTTTGCCGCCGGCTACGCTGCCTGTTTCGGCAGTGCGGTGATCCACACCGCGCGCAGCGGCCCGCACAAGCTGGAAGACGACGCCGTCACCGTCGAGGCCACCGTCGGCCTCAATGCCGGCGCGGGCGGCGGATTCGCGCTGTCGGTGGATCTTTCGGTGACCATCGCCGGCGTTGACCAGGGAACGGCGGAGGAAATCGTGGAAAAGGCCCACCAGACCTGCCCCTATTCGAATGCCGTGCGGGGCAATGTTGACGTCGGCCTCAAGGTGACGGCACGGTGA
- a CDS encoding MarR family winged helix-turn-helix transcriptional regulator — MPDDDDLLRLDRQVCFPLYAATNLITRLYRPVLAKLGLTYPQYLVMLVLWEAAPQSVGGLGEKLYLDSGTLTPLLKRLEQAGLVSRRRDPEDERRVLVDLTEKGAALRADAAEVPATMLAGYKADPEELDRLRQTVCDLIDTLTSHTAIPSIRMDEETSGKK, encoded by the coding sequence ATGCCGGACGACGACGATCTATTGCGGCTCGACCGGCAGGTCTGCTTCCCGCTCTATGCCGCCACCAACCTGATCACCCGGCTCTATCGGCCCGTGCTGGCGAAGCTCGGGCTGACCTATCCGCAATATCTGGTGATGCTGGTGCTCTGGGAGGCCGCCCCCCAGAGCGTCGGCGGCCTCGGCGAAAAACTCTATCTGGACAGCGGCACCCTGACGCCGCTTCTCAAGCGCCTCGAGCAGGCCGGCCTCGTGAGCCGCCGGCGTGACCCCGAGGACGAGCGCCGGGTTCTCGTCGACCTGACGGAGAAGGGGGCGGCGCTGCGTGCCGATGCGGCGGAGGTTCCGGCCACGATGCTGGCCGGCTACAAGGCCGATCCGGAAGAACTCGACCGGCTCCGGCAGACGGTCTGCGACCTGATCGACACGCTCACCAGCCACACCGCCATTCCGTCCATTCGGATGGACGAGGAGACTTCCGGCAAGAAATAG